A portion of the Phyllopteryx taeniolatus isolate TA_2022b chromosome 15, UOR_Ptae_1.2, whole genome shotgun sequence genome contains these proteins:
- the lman1 gene encoding protein ERGIC-53: MAVPGGAKRRRQRRASTSAAGRLFVALVAGLLCHSGVVQVTADDDVADAVAKTPDAADTADAAPHRRFEYKYSFKGPHLVQADGTIPFWIHSGNAIPSADQVRIAPSLKSQRGSVWSKNKVSFEHWEAEVTFRVSGRGRMGADGLAIWFTSDQGRQGPVYGASDKWNGVGIFFDSFDNDGKKNNPVIIVVGNNGKLVYNHKYDGSTQALGTCLRDFRNKPYPVRAKVTYYKKTLTVMINNGFTPDKDDFEFCTKVDNMIIPAEGFFGVSAATGGLADDHDVLSFLLFQLTEPGHTPPQPEAEIPEEDKDKYQEEFHNFQQELDKKKEEFQKEHPDVQGEPIDELYESVNDREIRQVFEGQNRIHLEIKQLNRQLAMILDEQRRYVTIVTDEISKRGSNIGSGQLDVANQQLGTIVSSQQDLLRNLNEFRNAFYESLKQIGASQQQQHHQQGGGVATYESVQHFNDIKEHLHSVRRDLEHLVQRGAQNPGEKVQKCPEVPPMPSCLSTVHFVIFIVVQSVLFLCYIMYKSQQEAAAKKFF; encoded by the exons ATGGCGGTGCCCGGAGGAGCAAAacggcggcggcagcggcgggCTTCGACCTCGGCGGCGGGGAGGTTGTTCGTCGCTCTTGTCGCGGGGCTGCTGTGCCACAGCGGCGTCGTTCAAGTGACCGCCGACGACGACGTGGCGGACGCCGTCGCGAAGACGCCGGACGCGGCGGACACGGCGGACGCGGCTCCCCACCGCCGCTTCGAGTACAAGTACAGTTTTAAGGGGCCACATCTGGTCCAGGCGGACGGCACTATCCCCTTCTGGATACACAGCGGCA ATGCCATCCCCAGTGCGGACCAGGTACGAATCGCGCCATCCCTCAAGAGTCAGCGTGGGTCCGTGTGGTCCAAAAACAAGGTGTCCTTTGAACACTGGGAGGCCGAGGTGACGTTTCGGGTGTCGGGAAGAGGCCGAATGGGAGCGGACGGCTTG GCCATCTGGTTCACCTCTGATCAAGGTCGCCAGGGACCTGTGTACGGCGCCTCCGACAAGTGGAACGGAGTCGGGATTTTCTTCGACTCCTTCGACAACGACGGAAAG AAAAATAACCCAGTTATCATCGTCGTGGGAAACAATGGCAAACTTGTTTATAACCACAAATA TGACGGCAGCACACAAGCCTTGGGCACATGTTTGCGGGACTTCCGTAACAAACCGTATCCCGTCAGGGCCAAAGTGACGTATTACAAAAAGACACTAACG GTGATGATCAACAACGGTTTCACTCCCGACAAAGATGACTTTGAATTCTGCACGAAAGTGGACAACATGATCATTCCCGCCGAGGGCTTCTTTGGCGTCTCGGCTGCGACTGGCGGATTAGCAG atgaccatgATGTCTTATCCTTCTTGTTATTCCAACTCACGGAACCGGGCCACACGCCG CCCCAACCTGAGGCAGAGATTCCTGAAGAAGACAAGGACAAGTACCAGGAGGAATTTCACAACTTCCAGCAAGAGCTTGACAAAAAGAAAGAGGAGTTCCAGAAAGAGCACCCTGACGTCCAAGGAGAGCCAA TTGACGAGTTGTACGAGAGTGTGAACGATCGAGAGATCCGTCAGGTGTTCGAGGGTCAGAACCGCATCCACCTGGAGATCAAGCAGCTCAACCGGCAGCTGGCCATGATTCTGGACGAACAGCGCCGCTATGTGACCATCGTCACTGATGAGATCTCCAAGAGGGGATCCAATATTGGCTCGGGGCAG ctGGACGTGGCGAACCAACAGCTGGGCACTATCGTATCCTCCCAACAAGATCTGCTTAGGAACCTCAACGAGTTTAG GAACGCCTTTTACGAATCTCTGAAGCAGATAGGCGCgtcccagcagcagcagcatcatcaGCAGGGCGGCGGTGTGGCCACGTATGAGAGCGTTCAGCATTTCAACGACATCAAGGAGCACCTGCATTCAGTCAGACGCGACTTGGAGCACCTGGTACAGCGTGGCGCTCAG AACCCTGGTGAGAAGGTCCAAAAGTGCCCCGAAGTTCCACCCATGCCCTCGTGCTTGTCCACTGTCCATTTTGTCATATTCATCGTGGTCCAGTCAGTTCTGTTCTTGTGTTACATCATGTACAA AAGCCAACAGGAAGCAGCAGCCAAGAAGTTTTTTTGa
- the cplx4a gene encoding complexin-4a: MAFLIKSMIGNPLSGMGLGGGGDKEEEATPSDPAKAAGMTREEYEEYQKQLVEEKMERDADFLHKKAERATLRVCLREKYRLPKSEQDENMIEMAGDDVDVPEDLLKMVDEDATEEEGKDSLMGQIQNLQNMDMDQLKEKASATVTELKTKAEEKCVVM, translated from the exons ATGGCTTTCTTAATCAAGAGCATGATCGGGAATCCGCTTTCGGGAATGGGCCTGGGCGGCGGAGGagacaaggaggaggaggccacCCCCTCGGACCCGGCCAAGGCGGCGGGCATGACGCGCGAGGAGTACGAGGAGTACCAGAAACAGTTGGTGGAGGAGAA GATGGAGAGAGATGCAGATTTCTTGCACAAGAAGGCAGAGAGGGCAACGCTGAGGGTGTGCCTCAGGGAAAAGTACAGGCTGCCTAAG AGCGAGCAGGACGAGAACATGATCGAGATGGCCGGCGACGACGTGGACGTGCCCGAGGACCTGCTCAAGATGGTGGACGAGGACGCCACCGAAGAGGAGGGCAAGGACTCCCTCATGGGCCAGATTCAGAACTTGCAGAACATGGACATGGACCAGTTGAAGGAGAAGGCGTCGGCCACCGTCACTGAGCTCAAGACCAAAGCCGAGGAGAAGTGCGTCGTCATGTGA